In Acidobacteriota bacterium, the following proteins share a genomic window:
- the gatA gene encoding Asp-tRNA(Asn)/Glu-tRNA(Gln) amidotransferase subunit GatA codes for MTTAPMDAGTLATRVRSGETSALEVVSGCLERIRGEALNAVVHRLEDHALEQARRVDRHLAAGEDPGPLAGVPLLVKENICTRTGPTCCGSALLEGYVAPYDATAVERLEAAGAVMVGKTNCDEFGMGSSGETSCHGPVLHPQDPGRVPGGSSSGSAAAVAAGLAPVALGTDTGGSVRQPAALCGVIGLKPTWGRISRWGLVAFASSLDQIGPLCRTVADAALLLEVMGGPDPRDGSQPRPQPPMKTLGALPERGLRVGRIRLEAGEDLHPRVAQALDLAGEAFERDGARVEEVDLPLARETLAIYTLIANAEASSNLARFDGLRYGRQAEIRGGWDRVLAASRGAFFGREVKRRIMLGACVLSGGYRRHLYARAQDLRRELTRSLDALLERVDLLLGPTAPAPAFRFGEKLDDPLEMYRQDRFTLPASLGGHPAISLPAPRQPAELPVAVQLVGGRFREDLLLAGARLLEHHGFGAGAC; via the coding sequence TTGACCACCGCCCCGATGGACGCCGGAACCCTGGCGACCCGGGTACGCAGCGGGGAGACCTCGGCCCTCGAGGTGGTCTCCGGCTGCCTCGAACGGATCCGGGGCGAGGCTCTCAACGCCGTAGTGCATCGCCTCGAAGACCATGCCCTCGAGCAGGCCCGGCGTGTCGACCGGCACCTGGCTGCCGGGGAGGATCCCGGTCCTCTCGCCGGAGTCCCCCTGCTGGTCAAGGAGAACATCTGCACCCGGACGGGCCCCACCTGCTGCGGTTCGGCTCTCCTGGAGGGCTATGTCGCGCCCTACGACGCCACCGCCGTCGAACGACTCGAGGCGGCGGGAGCCGTGATGGTGGGCAAGACCAACTGCGACGAATTCGGCATGGGGTCGTCCGGGGAAACCTCGTGTCACGGCCCCGTGCTCCATCCGCAGGATCCCGGAAGAGTACCGGGGGGATCGAGTTCCGGCTCCGCCGCCGCGGTGGCCGCGGGCCTGGCCCCGGTCGCCCTGGGCACCGACACGGGGGGGTCGGTGCGGCAGCCGGCGGCGTTGTGCGGCGTCATCGGCCTCAAGCCCACCTGGGGGCGCATCTCGCGCTGGGGCCTGGTGGCCTTCGCCTCCTCGCTCGACCAGATCGGTCCCCTCTGCCGCACGGTCGCCGATGCGGCACTGCTGCTCGAGGTCATGGGAGGACCCGATCCCCGTGACGGCAGCCAGCCCCGGCCACAGCCCCCGATGAAGACCCTCGGCGCGTTGCCCGAACGGGGCCTGCGTGTCGGCCGGATACGACTCGAAGCCGGCGAGGACCTCCACCCTCGCGTGGCGCAGGCTCTCGACCTGGCCGGCGAGGCCTTCGAGCGGGACGGTGCCCGGGTCGAGGAAGTCGATCTTCCGCTGGCCCGGGAGACCCTGGCGATCTACACGCTGATCGCCAACGCGGAGGCCTCGTCCAACCTGGCACGCTTCGACGGACTGCGCTACGGGCGGCAGGCGGAAATCCGCGGCGGCTGGGACCGGGTCCTGGCGGCCAGCCGGGGCGCCTTTTTCGGCCGGGAGGTCAAGCGCCGGATCATGCTCGGCGCCTGCGTACTCTCCGGTGGCTACCGTCGACACCTCTACGCCCGCGCCCAGGACCTGCGGCGGGAGTTGACCCGCAGCCTCGACGCCCTGCTGGAGCGGGTCGACCTGCTGCTCGGCCCCACCGCTCCGGCACCGGCCTTCCGTTTCGGAGAGAAACTCGACGACCCGCTGGAGATGTACCGCCAGGATCGCTTCACCCTGCCGGCCAGCCTTGGCGGCCATCCGGCCATCTCCCTGCCGGCCCCGCGGCAGCCGGCTGAATTGCCCGTGGCCGTTCAACTCGTAGGCGGCCGCTTCCGGGAAGACCTGCTGCTGGCCGGAGCCCGCCTGCTCGAGCATCACGGTTTCGGAGCCGGAGCGTGTTGA
- a CDS encoding aspartyl/glutamyl-tRNA amidotransferase subunit C, protein MPSIPREQVLHLAALAGLRLEPAEVDSLAVELARMLELGEGLPDRPVGGERPAADPPPFRDDEPRPGLPPGRALAAAPGSEDGFFLVPPVIQRGAR, encoded by the coding sequence ATGCCGTCCATCCCCCGAGAACAGGTTCTCCACTTGGCAGCGTTGGCGGGTCTCCGCCTGGAGCCTGCCGAGGTGGATTCCCTGGCTGTCGAACTGGCGCGGATGCTGGAACTGGGCGAAGGCCTGCCGGATCGGCCCGTCGGCGGCGAGCGCCCGGCTGCGGACCCTCCTCCCTTCCGCGACGACGAGCCGCGGCCCGGGCTCCCGCCCGGACGGGCCCTGGCCGCCGCGCCCGGCTCGGAAGACGGCTTCTTCCTCGTCCCGCCGGTCATCCAGCGGGGGGCGCGTTGA
- a CDS encoding N-acetylmuramoyl-L-alanine amidase, producing the protein MSRLRPRRLAWALAAALGTLVPALHALEPPAPAWADAVEVIKEEGVEAQLVEGRSIHLIVLPEKGDGYISLTRRLCGKEQPWQRLAAANDDRPVIVGRPVTVPWNMLREEYRYLALLALFPEDRSTPEGWLHHPAAASVESYGEGLWQVAEWFTGDGGKWREIAAANSLSGPDLPRHRAILVPAGLLSPLFRHVERSSDGRLVYREDDQGPYAEYRLRRREALYSAVVLRFTSLTEPADVVEAAERIARRSGIRDVKKIPVNFPVKIPLEMLGLEALPSNHPQRVAARILRSEMAQVVMPRRSRSLAGVQVLLDPGHGGKDLGAIRNNIWESDYVYDVACRVKRELEKRTAAEVHILVHDTQYGCRIFDRKTLPKNRREVVQTSPPHRVRGGASTKMGVNLRWYLANRIFSDLRRKKVPAENVVFISLHADSLHHAIRGAMVYVPGERYRKGRYRVHGGSYRRYKEVKAAKTISFGRKQRLHDEAVSRRLAEAILAGYRKEKLPVHSHQPIRDHITKRVRRRTRRYAPAVLRANRVPAKVLLETVNINNKADARLMADPAGRERMARAIVEGLERFYAGR; encoded by the coding sequence TTGAGCCGCCTGAGGCCGCGCCGCCTGGCCTGGGCCCTGGCCGCCGCCCTGGGGACGCTGGTGCCGGCGCTGCACGCCCTCGAGCCGCCCGCGCCGGCCTGGGCCGACGCGGTGGAGGTGATCAAGGAAGAGGGCGTCGAGGCCCAACTCGTCGAAGGGCGCTCGATCCACCTGATCGTCCTGCCGGAGAAAGGCGACGGCTACATCTCCCTGACCCGCCGCCTGTGCGGCAAGGAACAGCCCTGGCAGCGCCTGGCCGCGGCCAACGACGACCGCCCCGTGATCGTCGGCCGCCCCGTCACCGTTCCCTGGAACATGCTGCGGGAGGAGTACCGCTACCTGGCCCTGCTCGCCCTGTTCCCCGAGGATCGATCCACGCCGGAGGGCTGGCTGCACCATCCGGCCGCGGCCAGCGTGGAGAGTTACGGCGAGGGCCTTTGGCAGGTCGCCGAATGGTTCACCGGCGACGGCGGGAAATGGCGCGAGATCGCCGCGGCCAACTCCCTGAGCGGACCGGACCTCCCCCGGCATCGGGCGATCCTCGTGCCCGCCGGGTTGCTCTCCCCGCTGTTCCGCCACGTGGAGCGCTCGAGCGATGGCCGGCTGGTCTACCGGGAAGACGACCAGGGCCCCTACGCCGAGTACCGGCTCCGGCGCCGTGAGGCGCTGTATTCGGCGGTGGTGCTGCGCTTCACCAGCCTGACCGAGCCCGCGGACGTGGTGGAGGCCGCCGAACGCATCGCCCGCAGGAGCGGCATCCGGGATGTCAAGAAGATTCCCGTGAATTTCCCGGTGAAGATTCCCCTCGAAATGCTGGGCCTCGAAGCTCTGCCCTCCAATCACCCCCAGCGTGTCGCCGCGCGGATCCTGCGCAGCGAGATGGCCCAAGTGGTCATGCCGCGGCGCAGCCGAAGCCTGGCCGGGGTGCAGGTCCTGCTCGATCCCGGACACGGAGGCAAGGACCTGGGGGCCATCCGCAACAACATCTGGGAGAGCGACTACGTCTACGACGTGGCCTGCCGGGTCAAGCGGGAACTCGAGAAGAGAACCGCGGCCGAAGTCCACATACTCGTCCATGACACCCAGTACGGGTGCCGCATCTTCGACCGCAAGACTCTGCCGAAAAACCGCCGGGAAGTCGTGCAGACCTCCCCTCCCCACCGGGTACGGGGCGGCGCCAGCACGAAAATGGGGGTCAATCTCCGCTGGTACCTGGCGAACAGGATCTTCAGCGACCTGCGGCGCAAGAAGGTCCCGGCGGAGAACGTGGTTTTCATCAGCCTGCACGCCGATTCCCTGCACCACGCGATTCGCGGCGCGATGGTCTACGTTCCCGGCGAGCGCTACCGCAAAGGACGCTACCGCGTCCACGGGGGTTCCTACAGGCGGTACAAGGAGGTCAAGGCGGCCAAGACGATCTCCTTCGGGCGCAAACAGCGGCTGCACGACGAGGCGGTGTCGCGACGTCTCGCGGAGGCGATTCTCGCGGGCTATCGCAAGGAGAAACTCCCGGTCCATTCTCACCAGCCGATCCGCGATCACATCACCAAGCGCGTCCGGCGCCGTACGCGGCGCTACGCTCCGGCCGTCCTGCGCGCCAACCGCGTTCCCGCCAAGGTGCTGCTGGAAACGGTGAACATCAACAACAAGGCCGACGCCAGGCTGATGGCCGACCCCGCAGGCCGTGAGCGCATGGCCCGGGCCATCGTCGAGGGGCTCGAGCGCTTCTACGCCGGGCGCTGA